The Magnolia sinica isolate HGM2019 chromosome 10, MsV1, whole genome shotgun sequence genome includes a window with the following:
- the LOC131257352 gene encoding probable histone-arginine methyltransferase 1.4 isoform X2: MLQLLRTVQISMVVWWLMLVLAGAKHVYAVEASEMTEYAHRLIARNPSLRERITVIKGKVEDVELHEKAGILISGAI, from the exons ATGCTGCAGTTATTGAGAACCGTGCAGATTTCCATGGTCGTGTGGTGGTTGATGTTGGTGCTG GCTGGTGCTAAACATGTTTATGCGGTGGAGGCATCTGAAATGACAGAATATGCACATAGGCTTATTGCTAGGAATCCATCATTGAGAGAACGGATTACA GTGATCAAAGGTAAAGTTGAGGATGTTGAATTGCATGAGAAAGCAGGCATTCTGATTTCTGGGGCTATATGA
- the LOC131257352 gene encoding probable histone-arginine methyltransferase 1.4 isoform X1, with product MLQLLRTVQISMVVWWLMLVLVVAGAKHVYAVEASEMTEYAHRLIARNPSLRERITVIKGKVEDVELHEKAGILISGAI from the exons ATGCTGCAGTTATTGAGAACCGTGCAGATTTCCATGGTCGTGTGGTGGTTGATGTTGGTGCTGGTAGTG GCTGGTGCTAAACATGTTTATGCGGTGGAGGCATCTGAAATGACAGAATATGCACATAGGCTTATTGCTAGGAATCCATCATTGAGAGAACGGATTACA GTGATCAAAGGTAAAGTTGAGGATGTTGAATTGCATGAGAAAGCAGGCATTCTGATTTCTGGGGCTATATGA